The window CCGAAATTGAGCCTCCTGGCCAGCGCCTCTAGCTTCCCAACTATCCCCGAGGCCGAGCACTTGGAAGTGAACATGGAGCCCGACTTGCGTTTGCTCTCAAACATGCTGGACAAGTCGAACCCTGAGGACATGGACGATATAAACTCGAACGCGTTGTAGAAAGGCGGCTTTGAGTTTGATCTCACCAGCTCCGACTCGCAACTGCAGTTCCCATCATTTTTCTCCGATTCCTGTTCCTCAATAGAGATACCCACGGGCCTGGTGAACCCCTTTTGAAACCATGAGTTACTCATAATCTCTGGAATCGAGATTCTCTTTTCGGGGTCTGCAACGAGAAGCTTGGAAACTAGTTTCTTGGCATCAGGCGAGAACCAACGTGGGAAATCATACTCAGCCTTGAACACCTTCCTGTACATTCTCATCACGTTCTCTTCCTGAAAAGGCAAATACCCTGCGAGCAGCACATACAGAACCACCCCACAAGACCACAAATCCGCCTTCGCCCCGTCGTACCCCTTCCTCCGCAAGACCTCCGGCGCAACGTACGCTGGAGTCCCACACTGCGTGTGCAACAACCCGTCATTCCGGAGCTGCTCCGGCAAAGCCGAGAGGCCAAAGTCGGAGACCTTAAGGTCCTCATTCTCGTCCAGCAGGAgattctcgggcttcaagtcgCGGTGCGACACGCCGCGGCTGTGGCAGAGATCAATGGCGCTAACCAATTGCTGGAAGTACTTCCTGGCCACATCCTCCTTCAACTTGCCCTTGGCAACTTTGGCGAACAGCTCGCCGCCCTTCACATACTCCATCACGAAGAAGATCTTCTGCTTGGTGGCCATCACCTCCTTGAGCTCCACTATGTTGGGGTGACGCACCAGGCGCATCACGGAGATCTCCCGCTTGATCTGCTCCATCAGACCTTCCTTCTTGACCTGGTCCTTGCTGACGACCTTGATGGCCACGCTCTCCTGGGTCAACAGGTTCTTGCCGTAGTAGACCTTGGCAAAAGTACCCTTACCCAACAGCCTCCCCATCTCGTACTTCCCAAACAGAACGTTTCTTGGAGACTCTGTATTGCCATTCGATCCACCGCCGGGCTCTGCCTGGTCACCCATCTGGGTTCCTGAGGGGACAAAAGCTCGAGAATTATCGACGGAGTCCCTGTGAAAGTAAGCAGAAAGCTGATGGGTTTTCGGGTTTTAGGACAAAACTCAAGAGAAAGCTCATCGGCGGCGGTTGTAAATCATCTGTGGGTGAGGAAGTGGATATAGAGGGAAAGAAACGGTGCGATTGCTGTCCTGTATCCATTGGAGGACATGGTTTTTTTCTCAGAGCAGTGGGTGAACCTGGAGGCTAGCGGCGAGCCCACAGAAATATCTCATAATTTATAATATCTGGGAATAGAAAAAACAACAGTTTTGCCAATTGGGAGGTGGACACTTGGCGGTTGGGAGGGGACAGGAGGGATTGATGACATCCTTTGGACTCTCTGTTCAGCCATTCGAGTCTTGAGGGTGCGGCGAAGCTTCCCATCCAGGGGAGTGAAGTTGCGCCGGATGCCGTATCCACCATTATCAGAAACACCAAACTTTTCGATTGCATGGACATCATTATTCCCTGGTTCTGGTTCTGATTCTGAAGTATTGCGGGTTTACTATGACGGTTCACTTCAGTTAGTACTATTAATTTCCGTCCTAAGTTAGAATTATCGTACCGCTCTCACTTATTCGCATTAGCATACTCTTTTTGTTACATGAATAAACttctttgaccttttttttttttttttttaagtttacaaaaaagaaaagagattatAAAGCTCATTGGTCACCCTCTTGCCTCTCGGACACTCTGGCCCCTTAAGATATTAAATCGTGATTTAGACACAAAACTAACTATGTGACCCGATAAATGCAAGTCCCTTCTCGTCCATTATTTTTGTTCTCCTCTTTGTCCCTTTTCAGAAGCTTTGGTCTCTGATGTATGAGTTgaatcatttcatttcattcagCTGAGTTGACACTGCAAAAGAGCCTAGGGAATAGTAGGATATTACGAATAACGTGATTTGGAAATGGTTATGAAATCTTTCTGAGCAGAGACCAGCCCTCTCACATTGTAAGGGCTTGTTAAGATACTCTTCATGTTATACGAACAAACttctttaactttttcttttttaaaattataagaaaGAAGAGATTATAAAGCTCGTTTGTCGCCCTATTTGGGCACTCGGCTAGAAACGATTGGCCCCTTAAGAtattaaattgtaatttaaacaCAAAGCTACCTATGTGACTCAATAAGTTCTTAGCCCCTTCTCAGAAGCTTTGGTCTCTGATGTCATTTCGTTTCATTTAGCTAAATTAACACAGCAAAAGAGCTTAGGGAATAGTACGGATAACATGATTTGGAAATGGTTACGAAATCTTCTCCTGAGCAGAGGCAAGGCCTCTGACATCGTAAATGCTTGTTGAGAACTCCTGTAGCTACATCAATTAGCTCTGCCATGTGGGTCACCGATCACCGTCACCCTTGATTGCTCACCACTTCCGATGGAAACCTTTTTTTTGATGGTGGAGCCTATTCACAGAATGATGTCGACAAGCTTTACAGTGGCTGGAGTTTTGAGTCATCATAACATGGTACCGACACGTATAAGTTGCTAGTAAAGGTTCAATTGAATGGTGGACTTGGATATAGGAAGTTGGAAGTTCTTGTATCCCCATCTCATGCCACGAACCCTCTAAACTTTTAGCCTCCGGAGGTGAGATTGGAATTAGAAAGGCAGAGCCCGGTCGAAATCATGACTGTCAAGGATGGTACTGGTAACTAACCTTAGGGCCTCATCTGGGGAAACAGATTCATGGCATGTTTAGGGGAGTGAGACAATAATACAGGGCATGTCATTGGACTTTACTGACCGGCCCACGCATCTATAACCCGGCGTCGGGGTCCCAATTCGGGTGCTGGGCTGAACATCTGAAACACAGGTCAAGTGCCAAAGGCTCGAGTCTAGCGTTGGGGACTTGGGACCTGACATCAGGACCCATGTCGGGGTGACCGAGAGGGCCGACGATGGTGGTAGAGAAAGATATTAATATGAGGAATCGATCTTCACGTTTCCAAGGCAAATGTTCGCCCCTAAAACAAAAGCACCTAAAAGTGAACAATTGTCATTGTCAAGTGATGGAATTAAAGTACTCAAAGATAAAAAGGACTCCCTAAAAGCATATTGGACGCGCGTCTAACTATGATAAAAGCAAAGGATCTTTACCGAATAAAGGACACGTCGAACCATGTGCAATTTTGTTCTGTTGGTTCAGGCCCCATCTTTCTACCAAAAATCAAGGGGACTCACGCGATGTAGACCTATTGGAAGTTTTGGAATACGGAATAAATCTCAGTTCattctgaaattgaaattggataaaaaaaacaaaaaacgtgCATGGTTTTGGTGGATGGCAATAGTGGTTTGAAATTACATGTAGATAATATTTTGATGAGGATAGAGAGCATTTGGGAATTAGCGCAGAAGGTATGACTGCACCAACCCAAAACAAGCTATCAGATTAGGAGTGGTTACTTAGGACATGAATGATAACCGTTATAGTCaagaattgatttttggaagagaaatagatttttctatttctatttctagatgagtttctaagcaaaaatactcgtttgataacgatacaaaatttctattctaaaaatatgaattcgtttgataacaacacaaactttcttccttttgggcCAGGTGTGGCAACCGCGGTCGGCAAACGGCCGGTGGGCGAAGACGCCGGCGACGGTTGGTGACCAACTGATGGTGAGCGACCGGCGAATGATGGACGACGGCAACGGATGGATGACCAATTTGTAGTAAGGACGAACaataagaagaatttttatttttcatttctggaACTCGTCCATTCGTCGTCACCGACCACCATCCATCGATGGATGCCGCCATCGTTGGCCAATTGctagccgccgccgccgccgccattggTTGCTACCATccgaaatgaagaaattttatgtcattactaaacgtatttctatttttagagtagaaattgtatgtcgttatcaaatggatatatttgcttagaaactcatctagaaatagaaatagaaatttagaaattaatttctagccATAATGGATATCATTCGTgcctttaattttttatatacaaTTATAAactcattaaataaaataattagaattttAATAAACGTTGAATATGGTTCTTGGAATGAACACAATATGGACGGATAGATGCAAAAATGAtagaatcactaaaaaaaaagcCATCTTAAAATCAATCGGACTAGGATGACCAGGTTCTCCTGAGGGTTCGGTAAAGCCCATTAACGAGAAAAGGCCCTTCCAGCGTCCCCAGTGGAGCGCCGAATTCAGAGACTCGGGTCCTTTCTGCTTTTACTTCTCCAGCTCGTTAGACGTACAAATTTATCCTGAAGAGAATTCGGATTATAGCGCGATGCTTCCATGTGCTTTCCATTAGGGCAATAAGCACTTCAATCATCAAGAGATCAGAGGGAGAAATCCACATTCAGCGTTTTTCAACAACGTTTTAAGCTTCACAGCATGGCTCGTCAAGTCCAGTCAAGTCATTGTTGCACATTCTACGGTCTTAATTCGTCCCGCGTGCTCTCGAGCTAAATTTCGAACATGTGCTACACCTCGTCGAATAGTTGCTCGTGTTGCACGAGAAACGGGGAGCGCGTGTCTCCCTCTTCTAAGCCCCCCGTGTATGTGGATGAAGACCCTTTGTCAACCCCAACTAAGGAAGATTTGGCTACTAGGAAACAAGAACAGGTATCTGCACTTTCCTTTGCCTAAGTTTTCGGACTCTCCAAACAATAATTGCAGCATTCAAGAGATTTTTTTGGGTGTTCCATGCCTACCAAAAATTAAGTCTCGACTGTAATAAAAACACAAAGTAAATGATAAAAGTCTTATATATAcgttttctcattttttgtgaGCGacttttattctcaaatctttaTGTCTCTTATAGATCAGACTTTATTGGGTACAATTCAGATTGAAGCAATAGCTCTTACGAACTTGAGAGTGCCGGAAGTCGGAGTCTCATAACTATGAACCGATGATTGAGGTGTTAAGCGcaaatcaaattaaatggaaTGCAAGTGTGCTTATCAATAAGGCCTGAGCCCGTTTAAAATTCTTCTTTGATCCCAATCTAGCCCATTGAGATCATGAAGCCGACCGAGTGGTGGATTGGGTAGGTAAAGCCCAAAGAcaaaatgtttttcctttaaattggATGTCTCATCCCACCTCAAGTTTTTTGAGCTCTTATCTATTCTGAAACTTCTATTATGTATGGTTTTTTCTACGAGAACTATCTTTATGACAAACAAAAAACTTTATTGAGTACGAAATGTACGGGACCTACATAATTACGATTATATCATTTTATGCAGAATGTTACATATCTTCCaccaatttttgcaatttcaaacaaattttaaagggaagggaagggaagaaaatagaattaTCTGGGAGGATAAGACAAAAGCCAAGAGATGGCTGACCTTATCCACATTCAAAAAGAGCGATGCTGAATTCTTCAGAGGTTTGATTTCCAATTGAACTTTTCTCGAGGACCACGGGGTTTGAATGGGAAAGCCGCTGTCCTTTCCGCCATTACCGTCCTTTTCAACCCAAGAAGGTGGATCGGCCACCAACTTGGCCACTTGCTGGTGCGGTGGGCGTCACTATTCGGTGAATCTGGGGCCTCCTCTGGTCTTCTTACGACTTTTCACTCCACGGAGATCGAAAGGAGATGGTTTGACTCGGGATACGGAATGACCGATCAATTCCAGACCCCTCAATAATGACCTCAATTCCTAATTCGTGCAACTTCAACGTCCCCcatttcaattataaatatatatatacacacacgaaATTCGATATAAATCGTGCCCTCTCGAATAGTTGCAGTCTCGACATATATTGGGGCCCAATCCAGTCTACTTACGACTTTTCACTTCTCAGCGATCGGGAGGGGATGGTTTGACTCGGGATACCCGACTGATTCATTAATTCAAGACCAACGGCAAACTTTCTTCTTACATTAGCGACGACTTTTCACTTCTCGACGATCGGGAGGGGGTGGTTTGACTCGGGATACCGACTGATCGATTAATTCAAGACCAACGGCGAACTTTCTTCTTACATTAGCGACGACTTTTCACTTCTTGGCGATCGAGAGGGGGTGGTTTGACTCGAGATACCGACTAATCGATTAATTCAAGATCAACGGCGGACTTTCTTCTTACATTAGCGACGACTTTTCACTTCTCGGCGATCGGGAGGGGGTGGTTTGACTCGAGATATCGACTAATCGATTAATTCAAGATCAACGGCGAACTTTCTTCTTACATTAGCGACGACTTTTCATTTCTCGGCGATCGAGAGGGGGTGGTTTGACTCGGGATACCGATTGATCGATCGGCGATCGAGAGGGGGTGGTTTGACTCGGGATACCGATTGATCGATTAATTCAAGACCAACGGCGAACTTTCTTCTTACATTAGCAACGACTTTTCACTTCTTGACGATCGGGAGGGAGTGGTTTGACTCGAGATACCGACTGATCGATTAATTCAAGATCAACGGTGAACTTTCTTCTTACATTAGCGCCGACTTTTCATTTCTCGACGATCGAGAGGGGGTGGTTTGACTCGGGATACCGATTGATCGATCAATTCAAGACCAACGGCGAACTTTCTTCTTACATTAGCGACGACTTTTCACTTCTCGACGATCGGGAGGGGGTGGTTTGACTCGGGATACTGACTGATCGATTAATTCAAGACCAACGGCGAACTTTCTTCTTATAGCTTTTCACTTCGTCACGATCGCGCTAGGATGTTTTGACTCGGAATGCGGACAGTTTGACTCGGGATATGGAAGAAACCACTACTAAATATCGATTAATATAGAGTTCGTTTGTTTCGCCAAAAAAGAATGTTTATAaagtattttctaaaaaatgattacttatattgCTTGCAAAAATAAACGAACAAAAGTTATTCTCATTGATCACGAAAATATTCAGACATAAATCACTGTCGATAATGAAAAGATTTTCCATTAGTTACTTTTTTTAAGAGATACGAACGataattttcaaagaaatagtcttccaaatcatttacttttcatgaaacaaatagaaTTATTTCgttgaaaataaatgatttaaaaagtatttttctaaAGACAATCGTCTATATTGCTcacacaaatgaaaaatattttcattgtgtacaaaaattaatgaaaacaaCATATCATGGATTAATTATTTCTACCAACACGAGCAGTCGTTTTCAGGATCAAATTTTTCACTCTACATCATTTTTAGTTTGATCTTTTTGCTTAGCGTAGACATATTTAACTGGAGATACAAATGGGGCctagaaaaaattaaatttcgtACCTCCAGCTCTGATATCAGATGGGATTTTACcaaatattttatcaaaagGAGCCTTAAAATGATTCAAATCCCCCAAAGACAAAAGGTGGAGAAACAACCATAAACAATTGGACACGTCTACAACTAATTCTATAGACTAGGGTGTAAATGAACATAAATAAATAGACACGTTTGAACGGCTAAGTCTATAGATTAGTGTATAAATGCAAACCATGTTGGTCAAATTGGACAATAAACTAGGGAGAGTCTCGCCACAAGAATCTCGTccccttccattttcttctcacTTCATTTCTTAGACGAACTCCTCGCCGAAAGAAAGATGCAATTCGAGGCCGGGGGATCAAAAGTCAAGGCACCATCCCACGCGACCTTTTGCATTTATTAAAAGTCGgctcaaagaaaagaaggcaaaaagagagagaagaagaagaagaaggaggagaaggggaCCAAACGTAACGCGAAAAACGTTGTGGAAAAGGGAACGTGCGAAGAAAGGTCGTGTCGTCGCCATCCACATTCCCAATTGTGGTTTTGCCCAAGTAAGCCCGTGCGTCAGGTCAGCGCTGAATTCACCTCCCCTTCCCCCCATCCCATCCCATCCCATCCACAGCAGAACAGAAGCAAGCGCATACTTGTCTCCCATGTCGTGCTTGACTTTGACTTTCTCCCCCGTACCGAGGATTGACTCCACCGACTCTCCCTTTTCACCCAATCCCCAACTTTTCTTCCTCCAAACGAATTCGTCGTCTCACCACCGCCGACGAGGgaataattaaacaaattgaaatgaTTTCGGACTTTCAGAatatcctttcttttttatacttATAAATTATAAGAGTACAAATAAAGTGAGTAAATCGAGACCTATTTGTGGAAATTCATATAGAAAATGATATTAAATATTACGGATGAAAATTTATATCAGCAAAACATATTTTATTCGAAATGTCTATTTCGTTGAATTACTCCATATACTTATTTGGGTCTAATTAATGAATATTTGGGGACGCGTGTCTTGGATAATTGATTAGTGCCATAAGAAAGATCCGTGGACAAAATCATACTAACAGCGAATCATTGTAATGTTGTATATCGAGCGATGGTTCATAAATTTATAGGCAAGGTTGACCCAAAACAATCTCATTTAGGATAAAGTTACGATTTAGAAATTGGGGTCCTCTTTCCTCTCATCTTCTGAAAGGAGCACATGGGAATTGAAGCGTTGACAGCTCTTTTACAGCTCTCCTCTCATCTTTATCAGTCTCCCTCTTTCCTCCCTCGTTCCGCAAAGCCAGCCGTAGACTTTTTGGGTCCTGGGCTATAAAAATGGTGCGCCTCAGCTCCGCACTTGGTCAATTCGAGACAAATTCGGCGCCTCCAGCATTCAAGAggatactctctctctctctctcaagaagaagaagttcgCTTTTGCTTCGTCGTCCTCCGCCGTCTTCCGCCGCTTCGCTTGGTTCTGAAGAACAagacaagaacaagaacaagaaaaccGACCCTTTGTCTTCGGCGTTCCATGGATTCTTCTTCCTGGATTACTTCTTCTTTGGATCTCAGCATTAGACCGCTGCAAGTTTCAGAAGAACCTCCGGTGAGTTGCTTGTGCCTTGGCAATTGGGAAAGCATCGGCCTTTCTTGTTTCTTTATGCAAATCTCTGATATTTTCCTTCTGGGTTCTTGCCTTTTCAGACCAAAGTGGTGGAGAGCGACTTTATGGAGCTGGGAAGGACTGGTTCTGGGAACAAAGATGAGGTTAGCTCCTTCTCTTGCTGTAATTTTGTTTCGTGGTACTCGAGTCTTAGCCTATAATTTGTATGTATGTCATGTTGCTTCTTAAGCTGGAGCCTCTAATTATGATCCTCCGGAGGTTCTCAATTACTTGCTTTCCTAATAGAAACGATAATTGCGAAACAAGAACATTAAGTATGTTAAggttcatcttttttcttgattttactCAAATCTGCTTTTAATTAATGATGGTGCGCACCCTTTGTTTGAAGTTATTTCCA of the Eucalyptus grandis isolate ANBG69807.140 chromosome 10, ASM1654582v1, whole genome shotgun sequence genome contains:
- the LOC104423228 gene encoding CBL-interacting serine/threonine-protein kinase 25; the encoded protein is MGDQAEPGGGSNGNTESPRNVLFGKYEMGRLLGKGTFAKVYYGKNLLTQESVAIKVVSKDQVKKEGLMEQIKREISVMRLVRHPNIVELKEVMATKQKIFFVMEYVKGGELFAKVAKGKLKEDVARKYFQQLVSAIDLCHSRGVSHRDLKPENLLLDENEDLKVSDFGLSALPEQLRNDGLLHTQCGTPAYVAPEVLRRKGYDGAKADLWSCGVVLYVLLAGYLPFQEENVMRMYRKVFKAEYDFPRWFSPDAKKLVSKLLVADPEKRISIPEIMSNSWFQKGFTRPVGISIEEQESEKNDGNCSCESELVRSNSKPPFYNAFEFISSMSSGFDLSSMFESKRKSGSMFTSKCSASGIVGKLEALARRLNFGVVSLKDFKLKLQGKKEGRKGKLAVTAEVFEVAPEVVVVEFAKCAGDTLEYKKFCEEDVRPALKDIVWSWQGENECQ